Proteins from one uncultured Cohaesibacter sp. genomic window:
- the hpt gene encoding hypoxanthine phosphoribosyltransferase has translation MTDTIEVLYDEATLASRNQELANAIAEAGYKNLLVIAVLKGSFVFAADLLRSLYRAGVPLEVEFMSLSSYGSGTKSSGNVKVVRDIEVIVKDRDVLLIDDILESGRTLAYAKNLLQERGANRADIAVLLDKPGKRIVDLNAEYVGFECPDKFVVGYGMDKAHSYREVPFVGYLEENN, from the coding sequence ATGACAGATACCATTGAAGTCCTCTATGACGAGGCGACACTCGCCAGCCGAAATCAGGAACTGGCAAACGCCATCGCAGAGGCTGGATATAAAAATCTGCTCGTTATTGCGGTCCTCAAGGGAAGCTTCGTGTTCGCAGCAGATCTGTTGCGCTCTCTGTACCGCGCCGGCGTTCCGCTGGAAGTGGAATTCATGTCGCTCTCCAGCTACGGGTCTGGCACCAAATCTTCGGGCAATGTGAAGGTTGTGCGTGACATCGAGGTCATTGTGAAGGATCGCGATGTGCTTTTGATCGATGATATTCTGGAATCCGGGCGCACTCTGGCCTATGCGAAGAACCTCTTGCAGGAACGGGGCGCCAATCGCGCAGACATTGCAGTTTTGCTCGATAAGCCGGGTAAAAGGATCGTCGATCTTAATGCGGAATATGTCGGTTTTGAATGCCCTGACAAATTTGTTGTCGGCTACGGAATGGACAAGGCACACTCATACCGCGAAGTGCCTTTTGTTGGCTATCTGGAAGAAAATAATTAA
- a CDS encoding MJ0042-type zinc finger domain-containing protein: MKITCPNCATSYQVPDDYIGAEGRSVRCSSCGETWHAEQTPEPKPEKAPDLKPAPKPAAKEPEPQPDAGKEQSQDDIDALFDSPSAGKEQSQDDIDALFDSPSGGEEQSQDDIDALFDSPSGGEEQSQDDIDALFDSPSGGEEQSQDDIDALFDSPSGGEEQSQDDIDALFDSPSGGEEQSQDDIDSLFDEPAGKAEKAQKAEASSAGEPEAGSDDATSDDGASKPFVVKGDGGDDFQPPVVDLLDAAAFEAQKKVARGGTEARARRRRRKAKNKKQKGGAGVNRSVKREWVLGGAALATTMILLGALFMAPQFWVKRIPDLASLYSMFGMNVNVVGVDIEMVDVRLEQKSGSPVLAIETELVNPGTEPVILPSVEFSVLGKERLELYSWTIGPDHVGLGPGERKLIETSIAAPAQARYLSMRVFNE; this comes from the coding sequence ATGAAGATAACCTGCCCAAATTGTGCGACAAGCTATCAGGTCCCCGATGATTATATCGGCGCTGAAGGGCGGTCCGTGCGTTGTTCCAGTTGCGGGGAAACTTGGCATGCGGAACAGACCCCTGAACCGAAGCCTGAAAAGGCACCTGACCTCAAACCAGCCCCAAAGCCAGCGGCAAAAGAGCCCGAGCCGCAGCCAGATGCAGGAAAGGAACAAAGTCAGGACGATATTGACGCGTTGTTCGACAGCCCCTCCGCCGGCAAAGAGCAAAGTCAGGATGATATTGACGCGTTGTTCGACAGCCCCTCAGGTGGTGAAGAGCAAAGTCAGGACGATATCGATGCTCTGTTTGACAGCCCGTCTGGTGGCGAGGAACAAAGCCAGGATGATATCGACGCGCTGTTTGACAGCCCTTCCGGCGGTGAAGAGCAAAGTCAGGACGATATCGACGCGCTGTTTGACAGCCCTTCCGGCGGTGAAGAGCAAAGTCAGGATGATATCGACGCCCTGTTCGATAGCCCCTCAGGGGGCGAGGAGCAGAGCCAGGACGATATCGATTCCCTGTTTGATGAGCCTGCTGGCAAGGCGGAAAAAGCTCAGAAAGCCGAGGCTTCGTCCGCAGGAGAGCCTGAGGCCGGGTCGGACGACGCCACTTCTGATGATGGGGCTTCAAAGCCCTTTGTGGTGAAGGGGGACGGCGGGGACGACTTCCAGCCTCCTGTGGTCGATCTTCTGGATGCCGCTGCTTTTGAAGCGCAAAAGAAAGTCGCGCGCGGCGGAACAGAAGCCCGGGCACGCCGCCGACGTCGAAAGGCGAAAAACAAAAAACAAAAGGGGGGAGCCGGGGTCAACCGTTCCGTGAAGAGGGAGTGGGTGCTGGGTGGCGCTGCTCTTGCAACCACGATGATTTTGTTGGGGGCTCTGTTCATGGCGCCTCAATTTTGGGTGAAACGCATTCCGGACCTTGCCTCTCTTTATTCCATGTTTGGAATGAATGTGAATGTGGTCGGTGTCGATATCGAGATGGTTGATGTGCGCCTTGAGCAGAAAAGCGGGTCACCAGTGCTTGCTATCGAGACGGAACTGGTCAATCCGGGCACTGAACCTGTGATTCTTCCCTCTGTGGAGTTTTCCGTCCTTGGCAAGGAGCGTCTTGAGCTTTATTCATGGACCATCGGACCGGACCATGTGGGCCTCGGGCCGGGTGAGCGCAAACTGATCGAGACGTCGATTGCTGCGCCCGCGCAAGCACGATATCTCTCGATGCGCGTGTTCAACGAATAG
- the ftsE gene encoding cell division ATP-binding protein FtsE, with the protein MIRFENVGLRYGMGQEVLRDVSFHIPQNSFQFLSGPSGAGKTSLLKLMFLSLKPNRGLIKIFGRDTARLDHDELAKLRRQIGFVFQEFRLLNHLTTFENVALPLRVKGMSESAYRTDVAELLEWVGLGHRMHVYPPVMSGGEKQRAAIARALISRPKLLLADEPTGNVDPILARRLLRLFVELHRSGTSIVIATHDTSLMDQIEARRIVLNDGTLYIYD; encoded by the coding sequence TTGATTCGCTTTGAGAATGTTGGCCTGCGCTATGGAATGGGACAGGAAGTGCTGCGCGATGTGTCTTTTCACATCCCACAGAACTCTTTTCAGTTTCTTTCCGGCCCCTCGGGGGCTGGCAAGACATCCCTGCTCAAACTGATGTTCCTTTCACTCAAGCCCAACCGCGGCCTGATCAAGATCTTCGGTCGCGATACCGCTCGTCTTGACCATGACGAACTGGCCAAGCTGCGCCGACAGATCGGCTTTGTCTTTCAGGAATTCCGCCTGCTCAACCATCTGACAACCTTCGAAAATGTCGCTCTGCCATTACGGGTCAAGGGCATGTCTGAGAGTGCCTATAGAACCGATGTGGCCGAATTGCTGGAATGGGTCGGTCTTGGCCACCGTATGCATGTCTATCCGCCTGTGATGTCTGGCGGGGAAAAGCAGCGTGCAGCGATTGCGCGCGCCCTCATCTCCCGCCCCAAGCTTCTGCTGGCAGACGAGCCGACCGGTAACGTTGACCCGATTCTTGCCCGCCGCCTTCTGCGCCTGTTTGTTGAATTGCACAGATCAGGCACCTCCATTGTCATCGCAACGCACGACACCAGCCTGATGGATCAGATCGAGGCGCGCCGCATTGTGCTGAACGATGGAACTCTCTACATTTACGATTAA
- a CDS encoding YdcF family protein yields MPQSLAQQSSALRKGLYALLFAASIGLCALLIGWAIFIAYALTADETPPEPADAIVVVTGGAGRLERAIELLKEGKGHKLLISGVHYRNSDHTLFARFDLDKEMINCCVDLDREALNTVANATQTAIWAKENNFKSLIIVTSAYHMPRTLLEMRRAAPDVSFQSDLVAGPTKQPLLSRLINWNTVHLLTKEYFKLLAAVLHGTTERLLSHRGQ; encoded by the coding sequence ATGCCCCAGTCACTCGCACAACAGAGCTCTGCCTTGAGAAAAGGGCTATACGCACTTTTGTTCGCAGCCTCTATTGGTCTGTGTGCGCTGTTGATCGGCTGGGCAATCTTCATCGCCTATGCGCTGACAGCCGACGAAACGCCCCCTGAGCCAGCCGACGCCATCGTGGTTGTTACAGGAGGGGCCGGCAGACTGGAAAGAGCCATTGAGCTGCTCAAGGAAGGCAAAGGCCACAAACTGCTCATTTCCGGCGTTCATTACAGAAACTCGGACCACACGCTCTTTGCCCGTTTCGATCTGGATAAAGAAATGATCAACTGCTGTGTCGATCTGGACAGGGAAGCGCTGAATACGGTTGCCAATGCCACCCAGACGGCGATCTGGGCCAAGGAAAACAATTTCAAAAGCCTCATCATCGTCACCAGCGCTTATCACATGCCCCGGACCCTTTTGGAAATGCGCCGCGCTGCACCAGACGTATCCTTCCAAAGCGATCTCGTGGCCGGACCAACCAAACAGCCGCTCTTGTCGCGCCTGATCAACTGGAACACGGTACACCTGCTAACCAAGGAATATTTCAAGCTTCTGGCCGCTGTACTGCACGGGACCACCGAGAGACTCTTGAGCCATCGGGGGCAATAG
- a CDS encoding response regulator encodes MARILLTEDDDGVRMFVQRALMMDGHDVKTAEDGTDAMDLLAEHGGSFDLLLTDIKMPEMDGIELAKSAATSWPEMTILMMTGFADQRERCDSLAAIVHDVVSKPFSLAEIRRAVREALSGEASLGPVSMSRAMYG; translated from the coding sequence ATGGCCCGAATTCTTCTTACCGAAGATGACGACGGGGTTCGCATGTTTGTGCAGCGGGCATTGATGATGGACGGGCATGACGTCAAAACCGCTGAAGACGGAACAGATGCTATGGACCTTCTTGCTGAGCATGGAGGGTCATTCGATCTGCTTCTGACTGATATCAAGATGCCCGAAATGGATGGCATTGAACTGGCCAAGTCTGCCGCAACCAGCTGGCCGGAAATGACCATCCTTATGATGACCGGATTTGCCGATCAGCGCGAGCGCTGTGATAGCCTCGCTGCTATTGTGCATGATGTGGTGTCAAAACCCTTTTCTCTGGCAGAAATTCGCCGTGCCGTAAGAGAGGCTCTGTCTGGAGAGGCGTCTCTTGGTCCGGTTTCCATGTCGCGTGCGATGTATGGATAA
- a CDS encoding ABC transporter permease: MARRPTDRDGQDRTHAPMPSSTPRVGPNLGPKPGPDGKEAFEPHASTRQSAGPNELPSLTKGKNPLSKPGKVRKKSSRMRQLRQMKPKRFTQQIPFSDKKPGPIVPKGTIAGHALVLVIAIMSFLAALTVAAVTIISDATRDWQSDISRGATIQIRQLEGVEMEGELAKAINIARQTPGITSATALTSDESNSLLEPWLGLDITFDDLPIPRLIELTIDDPSAVDFASLSKQLQEQVPGAVLDNHRFWVERLRSMAETAIFIGFTIMVLVVTATVLTVVFATRSAMSGNKETIEVLHFVGASNKFIAGEFQRKFFTLGFQGALAGGGTAVVTFLIIQVLLRAQEGSAALDQMQALLGVVQLGTNAYLGTFALVILIAVFTAITTRLTVMNTLKKLS, encoded by the coding sequence ATGGCCAGACGCCCCACCGATAGAGACGGACAAGACAGAACGCACGCCCCGATGCCGTCCAGCACGCCACGCGTCGGCCCCAATCTTGGCCCCAAGCCGGGCCCTGACGGCAAGGAAGCTTTCGAGCCGCACGCCAGCACAAGACAGTCGGCAGGCCCCAATGAGCTGCCTTCCCTGACCAAGGGGAAGAATCCGCTCTCCAAACCGGGCAAGGTGCGCAAGAAAAGCTCCAGAATGCGCCAGCTGCGTCAGATGAAGCCCAAGCGCTTTACCCAGCAGATCCCCTTCTCGGACAAGAAGCCCGGCCCGATTGTGCCCAAAGGAACCATCGCGGGCCACGCGCTCGTACTGGTGATCGCCATCATGAGCTTTCTTGCCGCACTCACTGTCGCAGCCGTGACCATCATTTCCGATGCCACGCGGGACTGGCAATCTGACATCAGCCGCGGCGCAACCATCCAGATCAGACAGCTGGAGGGCGTCGAGATGGAAGGGGAATTGGCCAAGGCCATCAATATTGCGCGCCAGACTCCGGGCATCACAAGCGCCACGGCCCTCACCTCGGACGAATCCAATTCGCTGCTTGAGCCATGGCTGGGGTTGGATATCACCTTTGATGATCTGCCAATTCCACGTCTCATTGAGCTGACCATCGATGACCCTTCGGCAGTGGACTTCGCCTCATTAAGCAAGCAATTGCAGGAGCAGGTGCCGGGTGCCGTTCTGGATAACCACCGCTTCTGGGTGGAACGACTGCGTTCCATGGCCGAAACCGCCATCTTCATCGGCTTCACCATCATGGTGCTGGTCGTCACAGCTACGGTTCTGACTGTGGTCTTTGCCACCAGATCGGCCATGTCGGGCAACAAGGAAACGATCGAGGTGCTCCACTTTGTGGGGGCCAGCAACAAATTCATTGCTGGCGAATTCCAGCGCAAATTCTTTACCCTCGGCTTTCAGGGCGCCCTTGCTGGCGGCGGAACCGCCGTCGTCACCTTCCTCATCATACAGGTGTTGCTGCGCGCTCAGGAAGGGTCTGCCGCCCTTGACCAGATGCAGGCCCTACTCGGTGTTGTGCAACTGGGCACCAACGCCTATCTTGGCACCTTCGCTCTGGTGATCTTGATCGCCGTATTCACCGCAATCACAACACGATTGACCGTTATGAATACGTTGAAAAAGCTATCCTGA